In Pecten maximus unplaced genomic scaffold, xPecMax1.1, whole genome shotgun sequence, one DNA window encodes the following:
- the LOC117318912 gene encoding uncharacterized protein LOC117318912, producing MPTGQVVNKPDADNGVRKSNRVSTSKGAKDKSKSTGGSFTTPWTDEPWTCNICNNLYEDQDSKLLECQRCEGRFCTKCLDKGDNEYTVLSKSNAMWFCAPCRVHIEKNINNDKMIEQKCKEIMNEFEERITTIEEALKNKCDERKVRDIIKEELASGTKGDTPQESTTTQQKATSNTQEVLTELEDRKKRENNILVFGVKEQTNNDGSERKKEDEKIIQDMLSACKLTKELLDGITKVARLGKFKKPKEESTESTEPAGIRPILVSFGTTDHKKCFFRNISELQKHDKYKSNKISNDLTKNEREKEASLREEAKRMSQEQSQSGKYVFRVRGPPWNRKIVRQTKKEN from the coding sequence ATGCCCACAGGACAGGTAGTAAACAAACCAGACGCTGACAACGGCGTGCGGAAGAGTAACCGGGTGTCAACATCCAAGGGAGCCAAAGACAAGTCTAAATCAACGGGAGGATCATTTACCACTCCATGGACAGATGAGCCATGGACATGCAACATTTGCAATAACCTATATGAGGATCAGGACTCAAAACTGCTGGAATGCCAGCGCTGCGAAGGCCGCTTCTGTACTAAATGCCTGGATAAGGGAGATAATGAGTACACCGTGTTGTCAAAGTCGAATGCAATGTGGTTCTGCGCTCCATGCCGCGTACACATtgagaaaaatatcaacaacgATAAGATGATAGAGCAGAAATGCAAGGAAATAATGAACGAGTTTGAAGAGAGGATCACAACAATCGAGGAAGCTCTGAAAAATAAATGTGACGAGCGAAAAGTCAGGGACATTATAAAAGAGGAGCTGGCTTCAGGAACAAAAGGAGATACACCACAggaatcaacaacaacacagcaAAAGGCAACATCCAACACGCAGGAAGTTCTCACGGAACTAGAGGACAGAAAGAAGAGGGAAAATAACATTCTAGTCTTTGGAGTAAAAGAACAAACTAACAATGATGGAAGTGAGAGGAAAAAAGAAGATGAGAAAATTATACAGGACATGTTGTCCGCATGCAAGCTAACCAAGGAATTACTTGATGGCATTACAAAAGTGGCACGATTGGGAAAATTTAAGAAGCCAAAGGAGGAGTCAACAGAGTCAACAGAACCAGCAGGTATAAGGCCGATACTAGTCTCATTCGGAACAACAGATCACAAAAAATGTTTCTTCAGAAACATAAGTGAACTGCAAAAGCATGACAAGTATAAATCAAATAAGATAAGCAACGACCTCACGAAAAATGAAAGGGAAAAAGAGGCATCACTTAGAGAGGAGGCAAAGCGAATGAGTCAGGAACAATCGCAGTCGGGGAAATATGTCTTCCGTGTAAGGGGCCCACCCTGGAACAGAAAAATCGTACGgcaaacaaagaaagaaaattag